In one window of Gorilla gorilla gorilla isolate KB3781 chromosome 2, NHGRI_mGorGor1-v2.1_pri, whole genome shotgun sequence DNA:
- the SUCNR1 gene encoding succinate receptor 1, with translation MLGIMAWNATCKNWLAAEAALEKYYLSIFYGIEFVVGVLGNTIVVYGYIFSLKNWNSSNIYLFNLSISDLAFLCTLPMLIRSYANGNWIYGDVLCTSNRYVLHANLYTSILFLTFISIDRYLIIKYPFREHLLQKKEFAILISLAIWVLVTLELLPILPLINPVITDNGTTCNDFASSGDPNYNLIYSMCLTLLGFLIPLFVMCFFYYKIALFLKQRNRQVATALPLEKPLNLVIMAVVIFSVLFTPYHVMRNVRIASRLGSWKQYQCTQVVINSFYIVTRPLAFLNSVINPVFYFLLGDHFRDMLMNQLRHSFKSLTSFSR, from the exons ATGCTGGGGATCATG gCATGGAATGCAACTTGCAAAAACTGGCTGGCAGCAGAGGCTGCCCTGGAAAAGTACtacctttccattttttatgGGATTGAGTTCGTTGTGGGAGTCCTTGGAAATACCATTGTTGTTTACGGCTACATCTTCTCTCTGAAGAACTGGAACAGCAGTAATATTTATCTCTTTAACCTCTCTATCTCTGACTTAGCTTTTCTGTGCACCCTCCCCATGCTGATAAGGAGTTATGCCAATGGAAACTGGATATATGGAGACGTGCTCTGCACAAGCAACCGATATGTGCTTCATGCCAACCTCTATACCAGCATTCTCTTTCTCACTTTTATCAGCATAGATCGATACTTGATAATTAAGTATCCTTTCCGAGAACACCTTCTGCAAAAGAAAGAGTTTGCTATTTTAATCTCCTTGGCCATTTGGGTTTTAGTAACCTTAGAGTTACTACCCATACTTCCCCTTATAAATCCTGTTATAACTGACAATGGCACCACCTGTAATGATTTTGCAAGTTCTGGAGACCCCAACTACAACCTCATTTACAGCATGTGTCTAACACTGTTGGGGTTCCTTATTCCtctttttgtgatgtgtttctTTTATTACAAGATTGCTCTCTTCCTAAAGCAGAGGAATAGGCAGGTTGCTACTGCTCTGCCCCTTGAAAAGCCTCTCAACTTGGTCATCATGGCAGTGGTAATCTTCTCTGTGCTTTTCACACCCTATCATGTCATGCGGAATGTGAGGATCGCTTCACGCCTGGGGAGTTGGAAGCAGTATCAATGCACTCAGGTCGTCATCAACTCCTTTTACATTGTGACACGGCCTTTGGCCTTTCTGAACAGTGTCATCAACCctgtcttctattttcttttgggaGATCACTTCAGGGACATGCTGATGAATCAACTGAGACACAGCTTCAAATCCCTTACATCCTTTAGCAGATGA